Part of the Syntrophus gentianae genome, GAATATACCCTTCGACGGCCTCGTTGGGCTGGTAGATGCCGAAATGTCCTTCACAGAGGAGATCCGCCTTCAGGTCCAGCAGTTTTTCCATGGATTGGCGCCATGCCGCAAGATTCGCGCCCAATCGGGGGAAAAAGGGGCCGTGGATATCCTGGCCAAAGAGGATGCGCCTTCCGTCGCGATCCAGATAAAGGGAGAGGGAACCGGGAGTGTGCCCGGGGGTGTGCAGAAGATGCAGGGCTTCCCCGTCGAAGGTAAGGGTATCCTCCTTGCCGAAAATCCTTATATCAACCGGGGTTGGCGGGAAGGTCGTCTGGTACCAGTTGGCGACGGTCTGAACGGGATCGCCCTTCTCCACTGCTTCGGCATCTTCCTCATGCATGAGAATCCGGCATCCGAAATTCGCCCGGAAATAGGGGGCCGCGCCGATGTGATCAATATGCCGGTGAGTTAGGATCAGCGTTGAAATACCCTGGGGATCGAAGCCCAGATCCCGGATGTTCTGCTCCAGGCGGTTCGCGGTCCCCCCGGCGCCCGAATCGATCATGACCTGCTCCTTACCGAAATCGAGCAGGTAGGCGGCGGCATCTTCCGAACGGGTGACGTTCGCTCCCCCGATGAGATAGACTCCGTGAACGATGGTTACGGCGCTGCCCATAAAATCTTTTCCTTTCATCCCAGAAGAATTCGGGCATCCAGAACGACGAGTCGATCGGGTTGCGCCAGCAGGGGATTGATGTCCACCTCCTGGATGGACGGATGATTCATCACGAGGTCTGAAAAGGACATAATGACTTTGACGATCCCGGGGATGTCGACCGCAGGAACGTTTCGGTATCCCTTCAGAATCCGGCTGATCTTTGTCTCATCCATCATCGCCAGGATTTCATCCGAATCCAGGGGCGGGATCCGCAGGGCGATATCCTGGTAGATTTCCGTGAACACCCCCCCGGTTCCGAAGACGATGACGGGACCAAACTGGCTGTCCCGCTTGCATCCCAACAGGATCTCCATCCCTCCACTGATCTGCTCCGAAACGAGAAATCCCGTGAGACGGGCTGCCGGACAATTTTCCCTGACGGAGGCGAGCATCTCGGCGCAGGCCTGACGCAAGGCTTCGGCATCCGGTATGTTCAACCGGATGCCTCCCACATCGGATTTGTGGGTGATATCCGGGCTTGAAATCTTCAGAACCACGGGATAGCCGAGTCGCTCCGCAGCGGCCACTGCAGCATCCACATTTTCAGACTTTTCCCGGCGAACGCCGGAAATCCCATAAGATTCCAAAAGAGTGAAGGCATCCTCCTGTGTCATAAATCCCGAAGGCGAGTGGCTGATCAGTTCTAAAGCATCTTTACCTGCGGCAGGAAGAGAAAGGCAGGGGTTCTTCCCGTAAAAGGCTGAAAGGCTCTCTTCAGCCCGGGGCTGGAGAATGTGATGGTAGTGGTACAGGGCGGCCAGCGACTTGACGGCTCGATCGAGAGAAGAAAAGGCCACAACATTTTTTTCTTTTTCCAGCTTGGCAATGTACTCCTGCCAACGGCCGCCGTAAGTCCAGCCCACAATTGGCTTTTCCGGGTGCTCAGAGGCGGCTTCGTGGATAATGCCGGAGACGTCGATAAAATCCTTTTCACTTTCCAGGAAAGAACCGGTCACGCATATCACGGCATCCACACCGGGATCCCGCAATAATGCCGACAGGGTCTGGCGATAGACTTCTGGATAGCCGTATTTCATGGCTGCGGGCCAGACGTCGATGGTGTTGTGCACCTGAAACCAGTCCGGGGAAAGGTCGGCAATCGCTTTCCGAGTCGCCTCGCTCAGTTCGGCCACTTGAAGACCGTAACGGGCAAAGGCATCCACCGCAATAATCCCTGCGCCTCCCGAGATGCTCACGACGCCGATCCTATTGCCGCCGATTCCGGGAAAAGTCTGAAAGGTCTTGTTGAAATCCATTACGTCATCCGTCGTCTCGGCCCGGATGATGCCGCACTGGCGGAAGGCCACATCGTAAACCCGGTCTTCGCCGGTCATGGAACCGGTATGTGATCCCGCGGCAATTGCTCCTGCCGGACTTGAGCCGATCTTGAAGGTGATGACCGGCTTATGGGCAACGGCGTCACGGGCGGCTTCCATGAATTTTTCGCCGTTTGTGACGCCTTCCATGTAGATGTTGATGACGGAAAGTCTCGGATCTCGGGCCATGTGGCCGATCAGCTCCGCATATTCCACATCAGCCGAATTTCCGGGATCGATGCACAGCCCCGTACCCCCCATCAATCCCGCGTTGCCCACTACATAGATGCCCGATTGACAGAGGACCCCAACCGGGGCCAGAGGATTTATGAAGCCAATGAAGGAGGTGCAGAAGGAATTGAAATTATTGACGACGCCCAGAGTGTTCGGACCAAGGATGCGGATGCCCTTTTCCTTGGCCAGTTTCAAAAAATCTTCCTGCATGGCAACGCCGTCGTCATCCCCATCAGTAAATCCCTGAGCCACGATGATTACAATGCGGACGCCTTTTTCCGCGCACTGACGGAAAAATTCGGGCACTGTATTTCGAGGTGAGCAGATAACCGCCAGATCCGGAACCTCCGGGGCATCGAGCAGCGATGTATAAACGGGATATCCCAGGATCTCGCCGCCGGCGACGTTGACGGGAAGAATCCGTCCCCGGTATCCCCATTCCAAAAGGACCTCCAGAGGATTGTTGCTGCCTTTGCCTGTACGACGTGTGACCCCCAGCAGGGCGATCGATTCCGGAGCCGTCAGCTTGCGGTAATCCTCAACAGGCAGCATAAAGTGAGGAGGCGTTATCCTCTTCGTATCATTCTTCGCTTTTGTGTCCACTTTTGAGAAATCTCCTTCAATATTGGAATCTATCATTGCAATCATTCATGGTTTACCGAGAGTCCCGATCAGTTCCGAGATGTCGGAGAGAGAATTTTCCCGGAGATAGGCCTCTATTCCCTCCAGGACTTTCATTGTGGCGCAGGGATCCACAAAATTTGCCGTACCGATCTGAACGGCCCTTGCTCCGACGATGAGGAATTCCAGGGCATCCCTGGCATTCATTATTCCACCCAAACCAATCACGGGAATTCGGACGCGATTCACGACCTGCCAGACCATCCGCAGGGCAACGGGTTTGATGGCGGGTCCTGAAAGGCCTCCGGTGATATTATGAAGAAGTGCTTTCCGATGGACCAGGTCCACTGCCATCCCGGTCAGGGTATTTATTAGCGAAACGGCATCCGCACCGGCGGATTCAACACTTTCGGCGATCAGGGAAATGTCGGTCACATTGGGCGAAAGTTTCATAATCACCGGGACGTCTGTGGCCCCTTTGACTCTTCTGGTCACCTCGGCGGCCATTTCCGGTGAAGATCCAAAGGCAATTCCTCCCTTTTTGACATTGGGACAGGAGATGTTGACTTCCAAAGCGGATACTCCTCCGGCGGCACTGAGAATTTCCGCGACCTTTTCGTATTCTTCCAGAGTTTCCCCGAAAATGTTGGCAATGACCTCTGTGGTATATTCTCTCAAAAAGGGAAGTTTTTCCTGAACAAAGGCCTTGACACCGATATTCTGCAAACCGATGGCGTTGAGCATCCCGGAAGGGGTTTCTGCGAGGCGCGGCGGCGGGTTTCCTGGCCTGGGTTCAAGAGACAAGCCCTTCACAATCACCGCACCGAGGCGGTTCAAATCGACAAAAGACGCATATTCCTCGCCATAGCCGAAGGTGCCGGAGGCCGTCATGACCGGGTTCCGGAGCTGAAGCGGACCGACATCAACAGACATTATCGGGGTGAAAGAAGTTTCCCTCATTGCGCTACTCTCCTTCCGGTTCCTCGGGAGTATCCGGAATGGCCTCAGCGGGATCGGGTACGAGAACTTTCCTATCCTGGCCTGATCCTCTGTTGGCGCCCGCAGGTTCCCGGGGTGGGCCTTTCATCTCTTGTTCGGGAGGCGTTTTTTCCGATATCTTTTTCTGAGAGGCAGGCACCGGACCTGTGGGAACTTCCGGTTTCTTCAGCAGGGATTCTGGTTTTGGGTCAATTTCCCTTTCTCCCGCGGCTTTCGGAACATTCTTGATGTTCTCCGGCAGGGCGGCTTTATTCTCCCTTTCAATAGCAAAGAAGGAAATGACTTTCTCTTCCTTGAGTTTCTGCAGAGCACTCAACGCAGCTTCACGGCTTTCATAAGTGCCGACATAAACTCGATAAAACTCGCCTTTTCCCAGCACGGTCAATTTCTTTAGCCAGGACTTCACCCCCTTTTGTTCGAGGAGTATTTTGAAATTGCCTGCATTTGACTCATTCTTGAACGAGGCGACATGGGCAATATAGGTTTCAGAGGGTTGCTGTTGTCCCGCCCAAACGGAGTTCGCGCCAACTGGAGACAGGACAAAAAGAAGCAGGGCAAAAGAAAGACGAAGCATGACGATGAACCGAATTCCCAGAATTTCCTTCTTATACATGAGATAATTTCTCCTCCGTATCCTGCCATTCGAAGGGGATGAAATCCTCCCCCTGGACAAAGCGATTTTCGGCTTGTGATTCTCTTCTGCAAATCACCAGGTGATCTGGCGAATATCGAAAACGGGACCATCTTTACAGACACGTCTGAACGTTGAAATACCGTCAGACGTTTTAATCGGAACGGCGCACCCCAGACAGGCGCCGAGACCGCAAGCCATCCTTTCCTCAACGGATACCTGGCAGGGAAGGGGATTTTCCTCCAGCAGTTCGGCAAGACGTCTCATCATGGCATGCGGTCCACAGGCATATACAAAAGCGTCTTCCGGCGAATAGTCTGCAAGTTCCCGCTCGAAAAGATCCGTAACCCTCCCTGGATATCCTGCACTGCCATCGTCCGTGCAGATGCGGATGTCTGAACAAAAAGCCGAGAGTCTATCCAGACCAGCCAGGACGCCTTGATGCTGTGCCCCGAGATACACCGTCATCTCGAGAGAATGCGGCTCTCGAATCTCTATCAAGGAAGAGGCCAGGAAAGTCAGCGGGGAAATTCCGATTCCTCCCGCGATCAGAATCACTCGCCTGGCGCCCGTATTTTGCGAAAATCCCTTCCCCAACGGCCCGAGCAGCGTAATCTCCTGGCCGGCTTTCAGGCATGACAGGAGCTTGGTCCCTTCACCTGCGACGCGGTAAAATATTTCCAAGAAAGCGTGTTCTCCGCTCTGTTCGAAGGCATAAATGCTCATTGGCCTTGCAAGAAGAGGCGTTTGCAACTGCGTGACGCGAATCATAACGAACTGTCCGGGAAGGGGATGGGGAAAGGCCGGAGCAAGTTTCACCCGCAACAGGAAATGGCCTTGAATAACCTCCCGGTTGATAAGGATTTTACCCTCTATTGAAATTGGGATGGGCTGCATGAATTGTAACCTTATAAATGTAAATGTCGCCTTTCAGTTTCCTGTTAAAGCGCTCTCCCTGGGAAGATCCGTGCCCATGATCAGGGCATCTTCTCCTTCTTCGGAATAATAGGAGCGTCGAATCCCCTTTGAAACAAGGCCGAATTTTTCATAGAGTTTCTGTGCCGCGATATTCGAGCGACGGACTTCAAGGACAACACTCCGGCAACGCTCATCCCGTGCGGACTGAAAAAGGGCCTTCATAAGGCAGGTTGCCCGATGTCGGCGACGAGACTCTGGTTTTACGGCGATTTTCTGGAGATGCACTTCCCCTGCGACAATCCAGCAAATCATATAACCGACGAGAAGGCTGCTCTCCGGCAGAATCATCCAGAGCGTGAGACTCCGCGAGATCGAAATCGACAGCTCCTGAACAAACATGTTTCTTGTCCAAGGCGAGGAAAAACTGGCCTGCTCGATTGCCAAAACCTCATCCAGGTCTTTTAGAGTCATTGGCCTAAGGATTTCAGCGACTTTATTGCAGAATTCAGAGACCATGAAAAAGCTCCATCAGGATCGCGGCCAGGAGGAAAACACCACAGAAGACAGGAATCATTCCTCGCAGGTGGATGGTATTCAAGGCCACGGCGATTCCCAAGAGGGGATAGAAAAAAAAGAGCATGTTCAGGGCTTCTAAAATAGAGGGGGAAAATCTGGGAAAGAGAAAGGTGGTCACAACGATCCCCGGCCAAAGAAAAAGGAGGATAAAGGAAAAAGAAAGGACAAAGTAAAGAAGGGGAGACAGCAGATGCTTTGACGCGACACCGTTGAGATCGGCTTTCTCCGCACAGCTCAGGGCCGCTTTGGCAAGGCGCTCATTGACCGAAATGTAAAAAATCTCCATTTTCTGCCCGATGTAACCACAGGGAATATAGATGAGAAGAGAAAAAGCCATAATTTCCCGGCAGGAATGACCGATCATCCGACCCGAAAGAATGCAGGAGGCCGTCACCAGAATCGCAGTCAGAGAATCATTTGGAGGAATCAAGGTGCCGATTGGCAAACGGTCAATCCAGAACAATTCGATAAAGGCGCCGATCAACAGACCGGAATAAGGATCGCCAAGGAAAAAACCCATCAGGGGAGCGGCAATGACAGGCCTGGCGATCATGCTTTGAATCACGATTCTGTCAAGACAGATCAAACCTCCGAGCAGTGAAACCATTATGCATTGGATGAACATCCGAGCAGCCATTCAAAAACGCAAATATTTAAGGCTTATGTGTTTTTAAATAATTTTTAAAATTGCAGGATCTCTCCTTTGGAACGCGCCGCAATTCAATGGTGACATTTTCTCTGATCAATTCTTCAAGACGATCTATGTCTTGACTTCCCAGCAGAACGGAGGGCAGACAGATCATCGCACCGTTCTCACTATAGACATTGCCGATATTCAACTGGGAAAACCGGAAGCCGGACGCATAGGCACGCATTGCATCCGAAATGCATGAAAATAGAACGAGCGTTTTTTTGCCGTTTGCATGTGTATAGGGATAATTTCCTGAAAATTCGTCGATGGACCGAATGATGACTTCCGTATCGCTTGGAACGGCCATCCTCATGACCGTTTCGCGAAACAGATCGGAAGCAACCCCATCATTGGCGACAATGATGCAAGAGGCTTTTAGAAAAGGCAACCAGGCTTCCAGAATTTGTCCGTGAATGAGACGGTCATCCACTCGGACAAGAACTATTTCATAATTGCTTTTCATTTTATTATCCGGCGATTTTCTTGTCCAGAACTTCACTGGCCAGGTAAATGTTTTTTCTGCCGTAATCGGTTACATGAGCGGCAAAATCCCGGAGATTCATATCCTGGCGGATGTCTGATACCTTTAAAAGCATCGGTAGATTAACGCCTGTAACCACCTCGACTTTGTCTTTTTTCAGGAAAGAAAGGGATAAATTTGAAGGAGTTCCACCGAATAGATCCGTCAGAATCAACACGCCTTGACCCTGATCAAGCTTTTTGATGGATGAACTGATTTCCTTTTTCAGGGATTCAACGCCTTTAGAGGAGTCGACAGATACATGCAGAAGTAATTTCGAAGGTCCTTTGATAAGCTCTGCCGCCTTGATAAGCTCATCACCGACATTTCCATGGGTTATAATTAAAACTCCGATCATACCTGTTCCTCCCCGACAAGGCGCCACAATCGAAGGCTGACGCTAATGGATTCGTCAACAAATGTCAAGGATTATGAAAGAATTGTCCCTTTATTGAGGGTGTTGAAAATATTAACATTTTCAAAATAAAAAAGAAGAAAGTTCCCGCTATGGGGCGCATGAGGAAAGGATCGGGAATTAATTTCCTTAAATTCGATCCATCTGCCGCTGCCGATGGTGGGGATGAAATCATAATATACCGTAACTATTGATCATTATATTAAAGATTTCATGGCATGATCTCTGCTAAAGGTTGTCTAATCGAATATTGAGGTAATCAAATGGATGCAATCTCTTATAGAATGACAACGACTGGCGAGAAAAATCCTGCGGCGAATATCTTGAGCGCGGACTATAAATCAGCCAACGCTTCTGGAAAGATAAATAAAAGGCGGACAGATCCTGTAGATCATGACCGGGACCCGTCCTTACCCGGAATTTCTTTTAAAAAAACACTTGAGAAGATGAATACCGGGGAAAACGAACCCTCGCAATGTGCGCAAATCGAAAATAAAAATCTGCCGGAAGAGGAAATTACCCTGGATTCAACACAGTCTTCAGACAATGCCCTTTATTCGAATTCAACTCCAGCCACTTTGAAGGATGAGGATATTCAACCTGTTCCCAATGGAATAAGCGCTGAAGACTATACAATAATGTTTCCTGATGGCGGGTTCGTCAACATGGAATTGGCGATCATTGATTTTAAGCCTGCTGAGCTTGAGAAACTCCAGGATATAACGCTCGCGGAAAGTCAGGCCTCATCAATAAACAATCTTTCTTCAACAGAAAATCCTGCCTCTTTTTTGAACGCCCAGTTTGGGGAAGACGCATTTCATCTGGTTTCAAATAAGAACATTGCGATGGATTCAACAAGCAAAATCTCTATGACGACAGGAACAGCCACTGAGGGAAATAATGCAGAGGTAAGCCCAGGCAGTTCTTTA contains:
- a CDS encoding PTS sugar transporter subunit IIC is translated as MAARMFIQCIMVSLLGGLICLDRIVIQSMIARPVIAAPLMGFFLGDPYSGLLIGAFIELFWIDRLPIGTLIPPNDSLTAILVTASCILSGRMIGHSCREIMAFSLLIYIPCGYIGQKMEIFYISVNERLAKAALSCAEKADLNGVASKHLLSPLLYFVLSFSFILLFLWPGIVVTTFLFPRFSPSILEALNMLFFFYPLLGIAVALNTIHLRGMIPVFCGVFLLAAILMELFHGL
- a CDS encoding dihydroorotate dehydrogenase electron transfer subunit, which produces MQPIPISIEGKILINREVIQGHFLLRVKLAPAFPHPLPGQFVMIRVTQLQTPLLARPMSIYAFEQSGEHAFLEIFYRVAGEGTKLLSCLKAGQEITLLGPLGKGFSQNTGARRVILIAGGIGISPLTFLASSLIEIREPHSLEMTVYLGAQHQGVLAGLDRLSAFCSDIRICTDDGSAGYPGRVTDLFERELADYSPEDAFVYACGPHAMMRRLAELLEENPLPCQVSVEERMACGLGACLGCAVPIKTSDGISTFRRVCKDGPVFDIRQITW
- a CDS encoding PTS sugar transporter subunit IIB, which translates into the protein MKSNYEIVLVRVDDRLIHGQILEAWLPFLKASCIIVANDGVASDLFRETVMRMAVPSDTEVIIRSIDEFSGNYPYTHANGKKTLVLFSCISDAMRAYASGFRFSQLNIGNVYSENGAMICLPSVLLGSQDIDRLEELIRENVTIELRRVPKERSCNFKNYLKTHKP
- the rimI gene encoding ribosomal protein S18-alanine N-acetyltransferase, translated to MVSEFCNKVAEILRPMTLKDLDEVLAIEQASFSSPWTRNMFVQELSISISRSLTLWMILPESSLLVGYMICWIVAGEVHLQKIAVKPESRRRHRATCLMKALFQSARDERCRSVVLEVRRSNIAAQKLYEKFGLVSKGIRRSYYSEEGEDALIMGTDLPRESALTGN
- a CDS encoding PTS sugar transporter subunit IIA — translated: MIGVLIITHGNVGDELIKAAELIKGPSKLLLHVSVDSSKGVESLKKEISSSIKKLDQGQGVLILTDLFGGTPSNLSLSFLKKDKVEVVTGVNLPMLLKVSDIRQDMNLRDFAAHVTDYGRKNIYLASEVLDKKIAG
- a CDS encoding SPOR domain-containing protein, coding for MYKKEILGIRFIVMLRLSFALLLFVLSPVGANSVWAGQQQPSETYIAHVASFKNESNAGNFKILLEQKGVKSWLKKLTVLGKGEFYRVYVGTYESREAALSALQKLKEEKVISFFAIERENKAALPENIKNVPKAAGEREIDPKPESLLKKPEVPTGPVPASQKKISEKTPPEQEMKGPPREPAGANRGSGQDRKVLVPDPAEAIPDTPEEPEGE
- a CDS encoding acetate--CoA ligase family protein, whose amino-acid sequence is MDTKAKNDTKRITPPHFMLPVEDYRKLTAPESIALLGVTRRTGKGSNNPLEVLLEWGYRGRILPVNVAGGEILGYPVYTSLLDAPEVPDLAVICSPRNTVPEFFRQCAEKGVRIVIIVAQGFTDGDDDGVAMQEDFLKLAKEKGIRILGPNTLGVVNNFNSFCTSFIGFINPLAPVGVLCQSGIYVVGNAGLMGGTGLCIDPGNSADVEYAELIGHMARDPRLSVINIYMEGVTNGEKFMEAARDAVAHKPVITFKIGSSPAGAIAAGSHTGSMTGEDRVYDVAFRQCGIIRAETTDDVMDFNKTFQTFPGIGGNRIGVVSISGGAGIIAVDAFARYGLQVAELSEATRKAIADLSPDWFQVHNTIDVWPAAMKYGYPEVYRQTLSALLRDPGVDAVICVTGSFLESEKDFIDVSGIIHEAASEHPEKPIVGWTYGGRWQEYIAKLEKEKNVVAFSSLDRAVKSLAALYHYHHILQPRAEESLSAFYGKNPCLSLPAAGKDALELISHSPSGFMTQEDAFTLLESYGISGVRREKSENVDAAVAAAERLGYPVVLKISSPDITHKSDVGGIRLNIPDAEALRQACAEMLASVRENCPAARLTGFLVSEQISGGMEILLGCKRDSQFGPVIVFGTGGVFTEIYQDIALRIPPLDSDEILAMMDETKISRILKGYRNVPAVDIPGIVKVIMSFSDLVMNHPSIQEVDINPLLAQPDRLVVLDARILLG
- a CDS encoding dihydroorotate dehydrogenase is translated as MRETSFTPIMSVDVGPLQLRNPVMTASGTFGYGEEYASFVDLNRLGAVIVKGLSLEPRPGNPPPRLAETPSGMLNAIGLQNIGVKAFVQEKLPFLREYTTEVIANIFGETLEEYEKVAEILSAAGGVSALEVNISCPNVKKGGIAFGSSPEMAAEVTRRVKGATDVPVIMKLSPNVTDISLIAESVESAGADAVSLINTLTGMAVDLVHRKALLHNITGGLSGPAIKPVALRMVWQVVNRVRIPVIGLGGIMNARDALEFLIVGARAVQIGTANFVDPCATMKVLEGIEAYLRENSLSDISELIGTLGKP
- a CDS encoding MBL fold metallo-hydrolase, producing the protein MGSAVTIVHGVYLIGGANVTRSEDAAAYLLDFGKEQVMIDSGAGGTANRLEQNIRDLGFDPQGISTLILTHRHIDHIGAAPYFRANFGCRILMHEEDAEAVEKGDPVQTVANWYQTTFPPTPVDIRIFGKEDTLTFDGEALHLLHTPGHTPGSLSLYLDRDGRRILFGQDIHGPFFPRLGANLAAWRQSMEKLLDLKADLLCEGHFGIYQPNEAVEGYIREHLRRNKV